One segment of Rhodospirillaceae bacterium DNA contains the following:
- a CDS encoding HPr kinase/phosphatase C-terminal domain-containing protein yields MARRQSTGNPPEPAAPPAGKGSGAQEAALHATCVAIDGRGVVLTGESGAGKSALGLQLIDGGAMLVSDDVTVLSREGPRLIARAPDRGAGLIEARGNGIMRLAFVDQAPIAFFVEVGALSGERLPEPAYRTELGVSVPLLRADPGNPASAALIRLAVVHGPPHIPDRV; encoded by the coding sequence GTGGCGCGCCGACAATCGACCGGAAATCCGCCTGAACCCGCCGCCCCGCCGGCGGGCAAGGGAAGCGGCGCGCAGGAAGCGGCGCTGCACGCGACCTGCGTCGCAATCGACGGGCGCGGCGTCGTGCTGACCGGCGAGAGCGGCGCCGGCAAGTCGGCGCTGGGGCTTCAGTTGATCGACGGCGGCGCCATGCTGGTGTCAGACGACGTCACGGTCCTGAGCCGCGAAGGGCCGCGGCTGATCGCGCGGGCGCCCGACCGCGGCGCCGGGCTGATCGAAGCGCGCGGCAACGGCATAATGCGGCTGGCCTTCGTCGACCAGGCGCCGATCGCCTTTTTCGTCGAGGTCGGCGCGCTCTCCGGCGAGCGCCTGCCCGAGCCGGCGTACCGGACGGAACTGGGCGTATCGGTGCCGCTGCTGCGCGCCGATCCGGGGAATCCGGCCTCGGCCGCGCTGATCCGGCTTGCTGTCGTCCACGGCCCGCCGCATATTCCCGACCGGGTTTAG
- a CDS encoding PTS sugar transporter subunit IIA produces the protein MIGLVLVTHGRLAEEFLAALEHIVGPQEQTAAVCIGPDDDMEQRRSDILREVEAVNSGDGVAVLTDMFGGTPSNLAISIMEPAKVEVLAGINLPMLIKLAATRGEEGPGENDLKAAVTAAQEAGRKYINIASALLSDKD, from the coding sequence ATGATCGGGTTGGTTCTGGTGACCCACGGCCGGCTGGCGGAAGAGTTTCTCGCCGCCCTGGAACATATCGTCGGACCGCAGGAGCAGACGGCGGCCGTCTGCATCGGCCCGGACGACGATATGGAACAGCGCCGCAGCGACATCCTCCGGGAGGTCGAGGCGGTCAACTCGGGCGACGGCGTCGCGGTGCTCACCGACATGTTCGGCGGGACGCCGTCGAACCTCGCCATTTCGATCATGGAACCGGCGAAGGTCGAGGTGCTGGCCGGGATCAACCTGCCGATGCTGATCAAGCTGGCGGCGACGCGGGGCGAAGAAGGTCCGGGCGAAAACGATCTGAAGGCCGCCGTGACCGCCGCCCAGGAAGCCGGGCGCAAGTATATCAACATCGCGTCGGCCCTGTTGAGCGACAAGGACTGA
- the rapZ gene encoding RNase adapter RapZ: protein MTKPRNSREQAPAGKSPGPRLLVLVTGLSGAGKSTALAALEDIGFTVVDNLPLAMLDGFVGPGGTDRKGHRKGQGEQPVALGIDVRARDFDTAAMEAAARRILARTDIDARLIFLDCADDILVQRYSETRRRHPLARERPVLDGVRLERQMIAPLRSLADPVIDTTDETVNTLRRRVQDRFPDGGGRQLSVFVESFGYGHGVPRHADLVFDVRFLRNPHYVESLRPTTGLDAQTGDYIAGDPDFQPFFDRLTDMLALLLPRYRAEGKSYLTIAVGCTGGRHRSVYVAQRTAAWLAGRDWPYTLRHRDLGRDGPGRDDHEDYPAHPA from the coding sequence ATGACGAAGCCTCGCAACAGTCGGGAACAGGCGCCCGCCGGCAAGTCGCCGGGGCCGCGGCTGCTCGTGCTGGTCACCGGCTTGTCCGGCGCCGGAAAGTCGACCGCGCTCGCCGCGCTCGAAGACATCGGTTTCACGGTCGTCGACAACCTGCCGCTCGCCATGCTCGACGGGTTCGTCGGACCCGGCGGCACGGATCGCAAAGGACACCGCAAAGGACAGGGCGAGCAGCCGGTCGCCCTGGGAATCGATGTCCGGGCACGGGATTTCGATACGGCGGCCATGGAAGCTGCCGCACGGCGCATCCTGGCGCGCACCGATATCGACGCCCGGCTGATTTTTCTGGACTGCGCCGATGATATTCTGGTGCAGCGTTACTCCGAAACCCGCCGCCGTCATCCGCTGGCCCGCGAGCGGCCGGTGCTGGACGGCGTCCGCCTCGAACGGCAGATGATCGCGCCGCTGCGCAGCCTCGCCGACCCGGTCATCGACACCACGGACGAGACCGTCAACACCCTGCGCCGGCGGGTGCAGGACCGCTTCCCGGACGGCGGCGGGCGGCAGCTGTCGGTCTTCGTCGAGAGTTTCGGCTACGGCCACGGCGTCCCGCGCCACGCCGACCTGGTTTTCGACGTCCGTTTCCTGCGCAATCCCCACTATGTCGAGAGCCTGCGGCCGACCACCGGACTGGACGCGCAAACCGGCGACTACATCGCCGGCGATCCGGATTTCCAGCCGTTTTTCGACCGACTGACCGACATGCTGGCTCTTCTGCTGCCGCGCTATCGCGCCGAGGGGAAGAGCTATCTCACCATTGCCGTCGGCTGCACCGGCGGGCGCCACCGGTCGGTCTATGTTGCGCAACGCACGGCGGCCTGGCTGGCCGGCCGGGACTGGCCCTACACCCTGCGCCACCGCGACCTGGGCCGGGACGGCCCGGGACGGGACGACCACGAGGATTATCCGGCGCATCCGGCATGA
- a CDS encoding stimulus-sensing domain-containing protein: MPDDSGLKSAGVYGTAPAARRSASLFSAGEPEREDGRHSPGAFGRRRFSRLTLRILAIGIFPLATIFGGLMYLGVYERSLVDGRLLALGTEARMIAGALGETAVPPGDPETTEIEIETARNVLRRLVRPTRVRARLFSRDGVLIADSRALLERGGAVRQETLPPPEGPSRVLGVLTDVYDWFFFLLSQGRDRAAVYRETPYESAADYEEVRRALDGDDASMVRVSERDRLILSFAIPVQRYKNIYGALMLSISSAGIDRSVREVRQDIVQVFGIVFILSLLLSFYLARAISQPIARLAAAADRMRQLRTRSAAIPAFPDRRDEIGDLSAALGDLTTELFDRMDAIERFAADVSHELKNPLSSLRSAVETAARIDDPEKQKRLMAVIEQDVDRLDRLITDIANASRLDAELARLAPGPVDLRQLLHTLAAVYRTTAKDGAAEIRLDLPESGSLIAQAVEDRLVQVLQNLVANADSFSPPDGTIRIAAAAGKSSVTVTVEDEGPGIAPGKEEEIFERFYSERPAGEAFGQHSGLGLSISRQIVEAVGGALRAENIPGPDGSVRGARFTITLPRLSSARMPGNGGNGVTA; the protein is encoded by the coding sequence ATGCCGGACGATTCGGGACTGAAATCGGCAGGGGTTTACGGCACGGCACCGGCGGCGCGCCGGTCCGCATCGTTATTCTCTGCCGGGGAGCCGGAACGGGAAGACGGCCGCCACAGCCCCGGCGCGTTCGGCCGCCGGCGGTTTTCCCGGCTCACCCTGCGCATCCTGGCCATCGGCATCTTCCCTCTGGCCACGATTTTCGGCGGACTGATGTATCTCGGCGTCTACGAGCGCAGCCTGGTCGACGGGCGGCTTCTGGCGCTCGGCACCGAAGCCCGGATGATCGCCGGGGCCCTGGGCGAAACCGCCGTGCCGCCAGGCGATCCGGAGACCACCGAGATCGAGATCGAAACCGCCCGCAACGTGCTGCGCCGGCTTGTGCGGCCGACCCGGGTGCGTGCCCGGCTGTTCAGCCGCGACGGCGTGCTCATCGCCGACAGCCGGGCGCTGCTGGAGCGCGGCGGGGCGGTCAGACAGGAAACCCTGCCCCCGCCTGAAGGACCGAGCCGGGTCCTGGGAGTCCTGACCGACGTCTACGACTGGTTTTTCTTCCTCCTTTCCCAGGGGCGCGACCGGGCCGCCGTCTACCGGGAAACGCCGTATGAAAGCGCCGCGGACTATGAGGAAGTCCGGCGGGCGCTGGACGGCGACGACGCCAGCATGGTGCGGGTGTCGGAACGCGACCGGCTGATCCTGTCCTTTGCGATCCCGGTCCAGCGCTACAAGAACATCTACGGCGCGCTGATGCTGTCGATCTCCAGTGCCGGGATCGACCGGTCTGTCAGGGAGGTGCGTCAGGATATCGTCCAGGTCTTCGGCATCGTCTTCATTCTGTCGCTGCTGCTCTCCTTCTATCTGGCGCGCGCCATCTCGCAGCCGATCGCCCGCCTCGCCGCGGCTGCAGACCGGATGCGGCAGCTGCGTACCCGGTCGGCGGCCATACCGGCCTTTCCGGACCGCCGCGACGAGATCGGCGACCTTTCGGCGGCGCTGGGCGACCTGACCACCGAACTGTTCGACCGCATGGACGCCATCGAACGCTTCGCCGCCGACGTTTCGCACGAATTGAAGAATCCGCTGTCGTCGCTGCGCAGCGCGGTGGAAACGGCGGCGCGGATCGACGATCCGGAAAAGCAGAAGCGCCTGATGGCCGTCATCGAACAGGATGTCGACCGGCTCGATCGGCTGATCACCGACATCGCCAACGCGTCGCGCCTCGATGCCGAACTGGCCCGTCTTGCACCCGGTCCGGTCGATCTGCGGCAGCTGCTCCACACCCTTGCGGCGGTCTACCGGACGACGGCGAAGGACGGCGCGGCGGAAATCCGCCTCGACCTGCCCGAAAGCGGCAGCCTCATCGCCCAGGCGGTCGAGGACCGGCTGGTCCAGGTGCTCCAGAACCTGGTTGCCAACGCGGATTCCTTCTCACCGCCGGACGGAACCATCCGGATCGCGGCGGCGGCCGGGAAGAGCAGCGTGACCGTGACGGTCGAGGATGAGGGGCCCGGCATCGCCCCGGGCAAGGAAGAAGAGATATTCGAACGCTTCTATTCCGAACGGCCCGCGGGCGAAGCCTTCGGCCAGCATTCCGGCCTGGGGCTGAGCATCAGCCGGCAGATCGTCGAGGCGGTCGGCGGCGCGCTTCGGGCCGAGAATATTCCGGGCCCGGACGGATCGGTCCGCGGCGCGCGGTTTACGATCACCCTGCCCCGCCTGTCCAGCGCCCGGATGCCCGGGAATGGCGGAAACGGCGTGACGGCCTGA
- a CDS encoding AEC family transporter, whose amino-acid sequence MLLRLIEVILPVLICAGIGYGWARTGRPFDTRMVTRLVTNIGTPCLIVATLTGLRLESDAFWTMTGAAFLSIFVFFVIAFALTRLTGDDFRTYGPPLGFANAGNLGLPLCLFAFGEPGLALAIAYFAVGAVGQFTVGQFIVAGRFSLKTAILSPVIWAIGLALVLNSLDWPMPRALANAFELLGGFAIPLMLIAMGVSLASLRVSGLGKSLFYAVVRIAIGVAIGLGMGAALGLPDLARGVLLIQCAMPAAVFNYLWASYYERNPEAVAGVVFVSTLLAFAVLPVIVAVAIDPGLLPWR is encoded by the coding sequence ATGCTGCTGCGTCTGATCGAGGTTATCCTGCCGGTGCTGATCTGCGCCGGAATCGGTTACGGCTGGGCCCGCACGGGCCGGCCGTTCGACACCCGGATGGTGACCCGGCTGGTAACCAACATCGGCACGCCCTGCCTGATCGTCGCGACGCTGACCGGCCTGCGCCTCGAGAGCGACGCCTTCTGGACCATGACCGGGGCGGCGTTCCTTTCCATATTCGTCTTTTTCGTGATCGCCTTTGCGCTCACCCGCCTGACCGGGGACGATTTCCGCACCTACGGCCCGCCGCTCGGTTTCGCCAACGCCGGCAACCTGGGCCTGCCGTTGTGCCTGTTCGCCTTCGGCGAACCCGGACTGGCGCTCGCCATCGCCTATTTCGCCGTCGGCGCCGTCGGCCAGTTCACCGTCGGCCAGTTCATCGTCGCCGGCCGGTTCTCGCTGAAAACGGCGATCCTGTCGCCGGTCATCTGGGCCATCGGGCTTGCGCTGGTGCTCAATTCGCTCGACTGGCCGATGCCGAGGGCGCTCGCCAATGCCTTCGAACTGCTCGGCGGCTTCGCTATTCCGCTCATGCTGATCGCGATGGGCGTGTCGCTGGCCAGCCTGCGCGTGAGCGGCCTCGGCAAGAGCCTGTTCTACGCCGTGGTGCGCATCGCGATCGGGGTTGCGATCGGCCTGGGCATGGGCGCGGCGCTCGGTCTGCCGGATCTGGCGCGCGGCGTGCTGCTGATCCAGTGCGCCATGCCGGCGGCGGTGTTCAACTATCTCTGGGCGTCCTATTACGAACGCAATCCGGAGGCGGTCGCCGGGGTCGTGTTCGTCTCCACGCTGCTGGCCTTTGCCGTCCTGCCCGTCATCGTCGCCGTCGCGATCGACCCGGGCCTGCTGCCCTGGCGCTAG